One Fusobacterium sp. DD2 DNA window includes the following coding sequences:
- a CDS encoding M18 family aminopeptidase, whose translation MEIKNFMNFIEKSSTAFHAVSNLKEMLDKAGFKNLNEGVTVERGGSYYKVRNDSAIIAFKVPENENFGSFRLASAHSDSPCYKVKANPVIYKQGYTLLNVAPYGGMIHSTFFDVPLKLAGRVAYLDKENNVKTKLIDYDKPNVMIANLAIHFNRQINNGYEYKAAKDIVPILGLGEIDLLKSIKEEFNIDGEIVSHDLFVCSAAKPYVWGTNNEFISSPRLDDLECAYASVRALINSKVNEVAMALIFNNEEVGSLSYMGANSDFLFTVLTKIREDLKLSENWLYESLERSFVISADNAHALHPNYTESYDMNNLTMINQGPAIKFSPSQKYTTDSVTAAKFIALCKESGVNYQCFENHSNVLGGSTLGNISISQVSIPSVDIGLPQLAMHSSCETAGTKDFVDLIKVLERHYSVK comes from the coding sequence ATGGAAATTAAAAACTTTATGAATTTTATTGAAAAAAGCAGTACAGCTTTTCATGCAGTAAGTAATTTAAAGGAGATGCTTGATAAAGCAGGATTTAAAAATTTAAATGAAGGAGTAACTGTAGAAAGAGGAGGATCATACTATAAAGTTAGAAATGATTCAGCTATAATAGCTTTTAAAGTTCCAGAGAATGAGAATTTTGGTTCATTCAGATTAGCAAGTGCTCACTCTGATTCACCATGTTATAAAGTAAAAGCTAATCCAGTTATATATAAACAAGGTTATACTCTATTAAATGTTGCACCATATGGCGGAATGATACATTCTACATTTTTTGATGTTCCATTAAAATTGGCAGGAAGAGTAGCTTATCTTGATAAAGAAAATAATGTTAAGACTAAACTTATTGATTATGATAAACCAAATGTAATGATAGCAAATCTTGCAATACATTTTAATAGACAGATTAATAATGGATATGAATATAAAGCAGCAAAGGATATAGTACCAATTTTAGGACTAGGAGAGATTGATCTTTTAAAATCAATAAAAGAGGAATTTAATATTGATGGAGAGATAGTATCTCATGATCTTTTTGTATGCAGTGCAGCTAAACCATATGTGTGGGGAACAAATAATGAATTTATAAGTTCACCTAGACTTGATGACTTAGAATGTGCTTATGCATCAGTTAGAGCTCTAATAAATTCTAAAGTTAATGAGGTAGCAATGGCTCTTATATTTAACAACGAAGAGGTAGGATCTTTATCATATATGGGTGCAAATTCAGACTTCTTATTTACTGTTTTAACAAAAATTAGAGAGGATCTTAAATTATCTGAAAACTGGTTATATGAATCTTTAGAAAGAAGTTTTGTTATAAGTGCTGATAATGCTCATGCATTACACCCAAATTATACTGAATCTTATGATATGAATAATCTAACAATGATAAACCAGGGGCCAGCTATTAAATTTAGTCCAAGTCAAAAGTATACAACAGACTCTGTAACTGCTGCTAAATTTATAGCTCTATGCAAAGAAAGCGGAGTTAACTATCAATGTTTTGAAAATCATTCAAATGTATTAGGGGGATCAACACTTGGAAATATCTCTATATCACAAGTATCTATTCCATCAGTTGATATAGGTCTTCCACAACTTGCAATGCACTCTTCGTGCGAAACTGCAGGTACAAAAGATTTTGTTGATTTGATAAAAGTACTTGAAAGACACTATTCTGTAAAATAA
- a CDS encoding SPFH domain-containing protein has translation MFFLIFLLILIIIILIALHVRIVAQSQAYVIERLGAYLTTWDVGLNVLVPFLDRIVKKVSLKEQVLDFPPQPVITKDNVTMQIDSVVYFQITDPKLYTYGVEKPLNAIENLTATTLRNIIGELELDHTLTSRDTINTKMRAILDEATDPWGIKINRVELKNIIPPAEIQDAMEKQMKAERERREAILRAEGQKKSSILVAEGEKEAAILQAEAKKEAQIREAEGRAEAILKVQKAQAEAIKLLKEAGADKAVLALKGMEAMGKVADGKATKIIIPSELQNVVTLSEIFHESKNKVE, from the coding sequence ATGTTTTTTTTAATATTTTTACTTATATTGATAATTATTATTTTAATAGCTCTTCATGTAAGAATCGTAGCTCAGTCTCAAGCATATGTTATAGAGAGATTAGGTGCATATCTTACTACATGGGATGTGGGACTAAATGTTCTGGTGCCTTTTTTAGATAGAATAGTAAAAAAAGTATCTTTAAAGGAGCAGGTTTTAGATTTTCCACCTCAACCAGTTATAACCAAGGATAATGTAACTATGCAGATAGACTCTGTAGTATATTTTCAGATAACAGATCCAAAGCTATATACTTATGGAGTTGAAAAACCTTTAAATGCAATTGAAAATCTTACTGCTACTACATTAAGAAATATTATTGGTGAACTTGAACTGGATCATACTTTAACTTCCAGAGATACAATAAATACAAAGATGAGAGCAATCTTAGATGAAGCAACTGACCCATGGGGAATAAAGATTAATAGAGTTGAACTTAAAAATATTATTCCACCTGCAGAGATTCAGGACGCAATGGAAAAACAGATGAAAGCTGAAAGAGAGAGAAGAGAGGCTATATTAAGAGCAGAAGGGCAAAAAAAATCTTCAATTCTTGTAGCTGAAGGAGAAAAAGAGGCAGCAATTCTTCAGGCTGAAGCTAAAAAAGAAGCTCAGATAAGAGAAGCTGAAGGTAGAGCAGAAGCGATATTAAAAGTACAGAAAGCTCAGGCAGAGGCAATAAAACTTTTAAAAGAGGCTGGTGCTGATAAAGCTGTCTTAGCACTTAAAGGAATGGAAGCAATGGGAAAGGTTGCTGATGGAAAGGCAACAAAGATAATAATTCCAAGTGAACTTCAAAATGTAGTTACTTTAAGTGAGATATTTCATGAAAGTAAAAATAAAGTAGAGTAG
- a CDS encoding NfeD family protein: protein MTMLTWFIIGVVLLGIELINFGLVSIWFAIGAFITMFFTDFSLKVQIGIFVITSALFLFLIRRVAVKHMKGRSKELDRITSKKVKIESIKNRGDSIIYNVRLDGKYWEAIGDYSFNIGDIAIVKEITGNKLVLIPVDER from the coding sequence ATGACAATGCTAACATGGTTTATTATTGGAGTTGTTCTCCTGGGAATTGAACTTATAAATTTTGGTTTGGTGTCTATATGGTTTGCTATAGGTGCTTTTATTACAATGTTTTTTACTGATTTTTCTCTAAAAGTTCAAATAGGAATTTTTGTTATCACTTCTGCACTATTTCTTTTCCTTATAAGAAGAGTAGCAGTTAAACACATGAAAGGAAGAAGTAAAGAACTTGATAGAATTACATCTAAAAAGGTAAAAATAGAGAGTATCAAAAACAGAGGAGACTCGATAATTTATAATGTAAGACTGGATGGCAAATACTGGGAAGCAATTGGAGATTACTCATTTAATATTGGAGATATTGCTATAGTTAAAGAGATAACTGGAAACAAACTTGTATTGATCCCAGTTGATGAAAGATAG
- a CDS encoding DUF4261 domain-containing protein, whose amino-acid sequence MENTKMKRGFVLYEGTTFNFTKLKEILKSEWDIDVNGEEKDNTLLFNVGNNIIKLSFMDGVVPEGEAEKCAKNNLFWEKAVEEVKKHNTHLIAEISGGKDPVKTGKLFVKIASAALMMEKAIGIYVYPTVMEAKMYIDIAQEIKENEFPLLDLVYFGFYKTDNGICGYTEGMNFFDKKEIEIVDSDIDFTDVFDFLIDVANYVIVSDVKLNDGETIGFSPEQKLPITVSEGVSVEGDSVKIGFEKANLA is encoded by the coding sequence ATGGAAAATACAAAAATGAAGAGAGGATTTGTCCTATATGAAGGGACTACATTTAATTTTACAAAATTAAAAGAGATTTTAAAATCAGAATGGGATATTGATGTAAATGGAGAGGAAAAAGATAATACTCTTTTATTTAATGTTGGAAATAATATTATAAAATTAAGCTTTATGGATGGAGTAGTTCCAGAGGGTGAAGCGGAAAAATGTGCAAAGAATAATCTTTTCTGGGAAAAAGCAGTTGAGGAGGTAAAAAAGCATAATACTCATCTAATTGCTGAAATAAGTGGAGGAAAGGATCCAGTAAAAACTGGAAAATTATTTGTTAAAATTGCATCTGCAGCTTTAATGATGGAAAAGGCTATAGGTATATATGTTTATCCAACAGTTATGGAAGCAAAGATGTATATTGATATAGCACAGGAGATAAAAGAGAATGAATTTCCTCTATTAGATCTTGTTTATTTTGGTTTTTACAAGACAGATAATGGAATATGTGGTTACACTGAAGGGATGAATTTTTTTGATAAAAAAGAGATTGAGATAGTAGATTCCGATATTGATTTTACAGATGTATTTGATTTTTTAATTGATGTGGCTAACTATGTAATAGTCTCTGACGTAAAATTAAATGATGGTGAAACTATTGGATTTTCTCCAGAACAAAAACTCCCAATTACAGTATCAGAAGGGGTATCAGTTGAAGGAGACAGTGTTAAAATAGGATTTGAAAAGGCTAATTTAGCTTAA
- a CDS encoding DUF2004 domain-containing protein: protein MKIRFFGELNLRKSQYDTIVHLQDRDIILDLNLENVLGTRNWIISYDNYVSKISSFRKEIEREIHENYKEKGIVKEWIDYHIEELKFKDEELDDLLEVKFKNCSLENKLFSLLNLSRIGLYPGDEDYAVWDFILDGELSDEILVVITDIDGDLIDFAWETEGE, encoded by the coding sequence ATGAAAATAAGGTTTTTTGGGGAACTTAACTTAAGAAAATCACAGTATGACACTATAGTTCATCTTCAAGATAGAGATATAATTTTAGACTTAAACTTGGAAAATGTATTGGGGACTAGAAATTGGATAATCAGTTATGATAATTATGTATCTAAAATTTCCAGTTTTAGAAAAGAGATTGAAAGAGAGATACATGAAAATTATAAGGAAAAAGGAATAGTCAAAGAATGGATTGACTATCATATTGAGGAACTGAAGTTTAAAGATGAGGAATTAGATGACTTGCTAGAGGTAAAGTTTAAAAATTGTTCACTTGAAAATAAGCTTTTTTCTCTTTTAAATCTTTCAAGAATAGGATTGTATCCAGGTGATGAAGATTATGCTGTTTGGGATTTTATACTTGATGGAGAATTAAGTGATGAAATATTAGTTGTAATAACTGATATCGATGGAGATTTGATTGATTTTGCATGGGAAACAGAAGGAGAATGA
- a CDS encoding WYL domain-containing protein: MEKKIRVTLNKSIAEILETDAASFKITKNYLINYIFEHLKDEKIDDYQEIPEEKTVIQFNLNKKNREIYYDFLQERKIQVEADFIRKLIHKYAHQSKSNRELFVFQENVERIRYAIKEKKVIKIRFEDKRQTTVLPFYIGTSKLELANYLFCYDFQEDKYKNYKFNHIDVIYITKETREWQDKNFIENVIKNFDPFLSEGKRIKAILTPFGKTLLANVGLNRPETLSVNGDVYEFKCSEHQAKRYFSYFLDEIEILEPLSLRNWFIEKFTNALKKYNK; encoded by the coding sequence ATGGAAAAGAAAATCAGAGTTACACTAAATAAAAGCATTGCTGAAATTTTAGAAACTGATGCAGCAAGCTTTAAAATTACTAAAAACTATCTAATAAACTATATCTTTGAACATTTAAAAGATGAAAAAATAGATGACTATCAGGAAATTCCAGAAGAAAAAACAGTTATCCAATTTAATCTTAATAAAAAGAATAGAGAGATATACTATGATTTTCTTCAGGAGAGAAAAATTCAAGTAGAAGCTGACTTTATAAGAAAGCTTATTCATAAGTATGCTCATCAGTCTAAAAGTAACAGAGAATTATTTGTATTTCAGGAAAATGTTGAGAGAATAAGATATGCTATTAAAGAAAAAAAAGTAATAAAGATAAGATTTGAAGATAAGAGACAGACAACAGTACTTCCATTTTATATTGGAACATCAAAATTAGAACTTGCCAACTATCTGTTTTGCTATGACTTTCAGGAAGATAAATATAAAAACTACAAGTTCAACCATATAGATGTCATTTATATTACTAAAGAGACACGAGAGTGGCAAGATAAAAATTTCATTGAAAATGTCATTAAAAATTTTGATCCCTTTTTATCAGAAGGAAAACGTATAAAAGCAATCTTAACACCATTTGGGAAAACTTTACTTGCAAATGTCGGTTTAAATAGACCTGAAACTCTCTCTGTCAATGGAGACGTATATGAGTTTAAATGCTCAGAGCATCAGGCAAAAAGATATTTTTCCTATTTTTTAGATGAAATAGAGATTTTGGAGCCTCTTTCTCTTAGAAATTGGTTTATTGAGAAATTTACAAATGCCTTAAAAAAGTATAACAAATAA
- the coaBC gene encoding bifunctional phosphopantothenoylcysteine decarboxylase/phosphopantothenate--cysteine ligase CoaBC, with product MKNILIGVTGGIAAYKSANIISKLKKKGYNVKVIMTENATKIITPLTLETLSKNRVYVDMWDEKPHFEVEHISLAEWADVVLIAPATYNIVGKVANGIADDMLSTVISASVKPVYFALAMNVNMYNNPILKENVEKLKKYGYKFIEADEGFLACNTNAKGRLKDENEIISIIENDMLENEVPQLLKGKKVLITAGRTEEAIDPVRYLSNRSSGQMGYSLAKAAVKMGGEVTLVSGPTDLPRPEGLAEFAQVRSAQEMYEAAIKVFPTVDVAVACAAVADYKPKTYSTEKIKKKDEDLVIVLDRNPDILFEMGKIKDKQFLVGFAAETQNIVENALGKFKRKNLNMIVANNAHNMQKSTNEILIIKGENDIKTLPEESKEKLAYSILNEIKF from the coding sequence ATGAAGAATATACTAATTGGGGTAACAGGAGGAATAGCTGCTTATAAGTCAGCAAATATAATTTCAAAACTTAAAAAGAAAGGTTACAATGTAAAGGTTATAATGACAGAAAATGCTACTAAAATTATAACTCCATTGACTTTAGAGACTTTATCTAAAAATAGAGTCTATGTTGATATGTGGGATGAAAAACCTCATTTTGAAGTTGAACACATATCTCTTGCTGAATGGGCAGACGTAGTACTTATTGCTCCAGCTACCTATAATATAGTTGGAAAGGTTGCTAATGGAATAGCAGATGATATGTTATCAACAGTTATTTCAGCATCTGTTAAACCTGTTTATTTTGCACTTGCTATGAATGTTAATATGTATAATAACCCTATTTTAAAGGAAAATGTAGAGAAGTTAAAAAAATATGGTTATAAATTCATAGAAGCAGATGAAGGATTTTTAGCATGCAATACAAATGCTAAAGGAAGATTGAAGGACGAGAATGAGATTATCTCAATAATTGAGAATGATATGTTAGAAAATGAAGTTCCTCAATTATTAAAAGGGAAAAAAGTTCTTATAACTGCTGGAAGAACAGAGGAAGCAATCGATCCAGTTAGATATTTATCTAACAGATCAAGTGGCCAAATGGGTTATTCTCTTGCCAAGGCAGCTGTTAAAATGGGTGGAGAAGTGACTTTGGTATCTGGGCCTACTGACTTACCTAGACCTGAAGGTCTTGCTGAATTTGCACAGGTAAGAAGTGCACAGGAGATGTATGAAGCAGCTATAAAAGTATTTCCAACAGTGGATGTTGCAGTTGCTTGTGCTGCTGTTGCAGACTATAAACCTAAGACATATTCAACTGAGAAGATAAAGAAAAAAGATGAAGATTTAGTAATTGTCTTAGATAGAAACCCAGATATTCTATTTGAAATGGGAAAAATCAAAGATAAACAGTTTTTAGTAGGTTTTGCTGCTGAAACACAAAATATAGTTGAAAATGCACTTGGAAAATTCAAAAGAAAAAATCTTAATATGATAGTTGCAAATAATGCTCATAATATGCAAAAATCAACAAATGAGATTTTAATTATAAAGGGAGAGAATGATATAAAAACTCTTCCAGAAGAGAGTAAAGAAAAGTTAGCATATTCAATTTTAAATGAAATTAAATTCTAG
- a CDS encoding HD domain-containing protein, whose protein sequence is MNNLKEQMNFLFEIDKVKTILRQSVILGDTSRRENDAEHSWHMALCAMTLGDYVEVEPVNMERALKMILIHDIVEVYSDDTPAFSNFSKDEKFRKELAAAEKIFGLLPGEQGKEFLKLWLEFENMETAESKFANVFDRFQGFMQNLTSDGHTWKKWDVTEDMVTKRLEPILKYAPTLYSEVVRPAIDEYITKGIIKK, encoded by the coding sequence ATGAATAATTTAAAAGAACAGATGAACTTCCTATTTGAAATTGACAAGGTTAAGACTATTTTAAGGCAGTCAGTGATATTAGGAGATACTAGTAGACGTGAAAATGACGCTGAACACAGCTGGCATATGGCTTTATGTGCAATGACCCTTGGAGATTATGTGGAAGTTGAACCTGTAAATATGGAGAGAGCATTAAAAATGATACTAATCCATGATATTGTTGAAGTATATAGTGATGACACACCTGCCTTTTCAAATTTTTCCAAAGATGAAAAGTTTCGTAAAGAACTGGCTGCAGCTGAAAAAATATTTGGTCTATTGCCAGGAGAACAGGGAAAAGAATTTTTAAAATTATGGCTTGAGTTTGAAAATATGGAAACAGCTGAATCAAAATTTGCCAATGTTTTCGATAGATTTCAAGGCTTTATGCAAAATCTTACTTCTGATGGACATACGTGGAAAAAATGGGATGTTACTGAAGATATGGTCACTAAAAGATTAGAACCAATTCTTAAGTATGCACCTACTTTGTATAGTGAGGTGGTACGTCCAGCAATAGATGAATATATTACTAAAGGAATAATTAAAAAGTAA